Below is a window of Flavobacterium sp. CFS9 DNA.
TTGCAATGCAGCCACTGCCGGTTCCGATATCAAGGATCTTGATTTTTTTTGATTTAGTTCCTCCTGAATTCTCATTAATAATCCATTCCACCAATTCTTCCGTTTCCGGACGAGGAATCAGAACATTCTCATTGACCTCGAAATCTAAGCCGTAAAAATGAGTTTTACCTAATAAATACTGTATTGGAACTTCTTTCTTTAATTGCAGTACTAAAAAATCCCAAATCAGAAAATCATCTTCCGAAAAAGCCAATTCATGATTTAATGCCAAATCAATTTGTCGTAATTGATGCTTATCTTCTAAAATTAAATAAAAAAAACTCTCTGCTTCATACGCATCGTAAAAGGGCGATAAATCTTTAATGAACTGAGTCCGATATTGTTTGATTTTCATTTTGGGTATTTGAACATTAATTTTCAGTCAAGGGCAACTGTACTACAAGGTAAACATTGTAAAGTAAATTCACTACACTATTCTCCTATAATTTTTTCAGCATCCAGACTGGGCAAGAACTGTGCCCGGTATTCCCCATAGGAGCTTCTAAATATTCAAAACCAGATTTTACATATAGCTTTTGCGCGGCGTGCATAAAAGGCATCGTTTCGATATAACATTTTTCAAAACCAAAAATTCGCGCCTGCTCTAAACACTTCTCCATCATCACACTTCCAATTCCCAAGCCACGAGTTTTTGGCAAAAAGTACATTTTCTGCAGCTCACAAATCTCCGGAGCACCATTTTCCAAAGGCGCAACTCCACAGCAGCCTATAATTTCACCTTCCTTTTCAACCACATAATAAACCGATTTTGGCTTATTGTATTCTTCAAACATTAAATCTAAATACGGATCTTCATAAGCAGTCCCTACTTTCGGTATTTCCATTTCATCAAATACAGATCGTATTAACTGCGCAACTGCCTGATTGTCTTCTTTTTTAATGACTCTTATAGTCCAATTTTCCATATTCTATTACTGCTTAAATATCATTACAAAAGTAAAAATACTTTTTCGATAGTGGGGTAACTACCCCAAAACTATCGAGACTAAACTCAAAATTAACTACTTTTGTATCGTGAATATACATGAAAAATACATAAAACGCTGCATCGAACTGGCTCAAAATGGTTTTGGGACTACTTATCCGAACCCAATGGTTGGAAGCGTAATTGTTTACGACAATCAGATCATCGGAGAAGGCTGGCACAAAAAAGCGGGAGAACCACACGCAGAGGTTAATGCTGTACGTTCTGTAAAAGACAAATCGCTGTTAAGCAAAGCGACAATATACGTTAGTTTAGAACCTTGCAGCCATTTTGGGAAGACACCTCCCTGCTGTGACTTAATTATAGAACATAAAATTCCACACGTGGTGGTTGGAACTGTTGATCCCAATGAAAAAGTGGCAGGAAACGGTATTAAAAAACTAATCGAATCCGGAGCAAATGTTACTGTTGGAGTTTTAGAAAAAGAATGCTTCGAGCTTAACAAACGCTTTTTTACTTTTCATCAAAAACAGAGACCTTATATATTATTAAAATGGGCCGAAAGTCAGGATGGCTTTTTATCCCCTGAAAAACAGAAAAATGCAGAACGAGAACCAATTTGGATCACCAATTCTTATTCCAGACAATTGGTTCACAAATGGAGAAGTGAAGAACAGGCCATTTTAGTGGGTACGCAAACCGTTATTGATGATAATCCGAAATTAAATACCAGAGACTGGTCAGGAAACAATCCCGTGAGAGTAGTTTTGGATCAAAATAACCGTATACCAAAAGATAGTTCTGTCTTTGACGACACTGTAAAAACCATTGTATTTACGAAATCTGAAACCAGCCTTTCAACAGAAAACACTACCTTTATAATAATTGATTTTAATCATAGCATTGTACCGCAGATTGCAGCTGCTCTGTATCAAAATCAAATTCAGTCTGTTATCATTGAAGGAGGTACTCAGACTTTGCAATCCTTTATCGACCAGAATATTTGGGATGAAGCCCGCATTTTCATCGGAAAAACTTCTTTCAAAAACGGAACTAAAGCACCACTTATTCCCAAAAAAAATGCAACAAGAACCAATATTCTCGACGACGAATTACTAAACATTAGAAATCATGATTGATACTATAATTTTTGACTTTGGAGATATTTTCATCAATCTGGACAAACAGGCAACTATTTCGGGATTGCAGAAATTAGGACTAAAAGAATGGAATGCAGAATTGAATCAATTGAATCTTTTGTTTGAAACCGGAGATATTTCACGAGAGGATTTTCTGTCAGGCTTTCAAAAACAACTTCCAAACGCCACTACCGAACAAATTTTGGAAGCATGGAACGCTATTTTAGCAGATTTCCCCTTATACCGACTGGAATTTTTACAACTGCTATCCCAAAAATACCGATTGTTTCTATTGAGCAATACCGATTCTATTCACATCGAAACTTTCGAAAACAAAAGTGGCATTTCGTTTTACAGTGATTTTTACCAATGCTTCGAAAAAGTTTATTTTTCATTTGAAATTGGGATGCGGAAACCAAATGCAGAAGTTTTTCAATATCTCATTAACAAACACGAGTTATCTCCAAAAAGAACTTTGTTTGTAGACGACAAAAAAGAAAATACAGATTCAGCCGCAGCACTGGGATTTCATGTCTGGAATTTACAAGTTGGACAAGAAGATGTTATTGATTTATTTGACAAACAAATACTTTAGCTATTGTTTTAGCCACAGATTAAAAAAATAATTTTAGAAATTAACTTTTGGAAATTAACGATACTTACCAAACCATTGCTTTCGAATCTGAAGAAGTGCTTTTAAAAGAAAAAAGCAGCAAATTCTTCGGCTATGCCTATCCTATCGAAAGTGAAGACGAGGTAAAACCTATTATTGAGAACCTAAAAAAACAGCATCCCCATGCGGTCCACTATTGTTATGCCTATCAACTAGGAACCGCGCCTAAAATCTCCTACCGTGCCAATGACGACGGAGAACCCGGCAACACAGCAGGCGCACCAATTTACGGACAGATACAATCTTTTGGCGTAACCAACGTTTTAATAGTAGTAGTTCGGATTTACGGAGGAATTAAACTGGGCGTTGGCGGCCTGATCACGGCTTACAAAACAACAGCACAAATGGCGCTGGAAGCCTGTGAGATTATAGAAAAGACAATAGACGTTCACTTTCTAATCTCCTTTGATTACAAAAATATGAATCGGGTAATGCGGGTTATAAAAGAAAAAAAACTGGAAATTACAGCTCAGGAAATGGAGATTAATGAAGACTCAGGGCTTCCAATTGGCAAAATAATAACCAAAACACGTAAAAAAAATGCCGAAACAATATTCGACATTTTTAATTTAATGTTTGAAATCGATATTAAAATTATATAATTTGACATTAAAAGCCATCACATTTTAACAATTATACCAGCGTTTTAAATAATTCTAAAATGTAATCCGGAGGTGCTGTAGGACGACCCGTTTTTAACGAAATAAATACTAAAACAAACACGGCAGTTGTTAATAACTCATCTTCTTCATTGTAGATTGCGCAATCAAATTCAATCTTAACAGATGTTTGACTTTTGAAAGTTGTATGAATGGTAAGAAGCTCATCGTAACGTGCCGATTTTTTATAATTTATCTGCATTGAAACAATTGGCAATCCGATACCGCTTTCTTCCATGCTTTTATATGAAATCCCTTTATTTCTAAGCCATTCCACGCGTCCAATCTCAAAATATGGCACATAATTTCCGTGATAAACAACCCCCATTTGATCGGTTTCCGAGTAACGAACACGCACTTGCGTTTGATGATTTTTCATTATTTTCAGATTAAAAAAAATTAAGTTTAAAAAGTTTACTTACAACTTTTTTTTATAAAATTAGACTTCAAAATATTTTTTTTTACAGAAATTTGTTCACATATTTGTTATCCCGAAATACGGAATAAAACTGCTCCTTTTTTATTAGGAGAATCTTTATCAATAATAAGAAAATTTATTTGAATCTATGACTAAAACTGCTCAATCGGTATGGGAAAACTGTTTGTCTTTTATAAAGGACAATATTCAAGATCAAGCATACAAAACTTGGTTTGAGCCAATCAAGTCAGTTGAACTAACCGATAACGCGTTATACATTCAAGTACCAAGTAAATTTTTCTACGAATGGCTCGAAGAGCATTACGTAAAATTATTGAAAGTTGCACTTACCAAAGAACTGGGAAAAAACGCAAAGTTACTCTATAAAATTAAAATGGAGAACACTTATGGAAATAAACAGCCGTTTACCGAGCAGCTGCCAAGTTCCAACAGAGTTCCAATGAAACCGCAAGAGGTTGATGCTCCGTTTAAAAACCTAAATCCTGAACTTAAGAATCCGTTTGTAATTCCGGGAATCCGAAATTTAAAAATTGAATCTCAGTTAAATCCAAATTACAGTTTTGATAATTTCCTTGAAGGAGATTCAAACCGTTTGGCCCGTTCTGCGGGTATGGCAGTTGCCAACAAGCCTGGAGGAACTTCCTTTAATCCGTTATTGATCTTTGGAGGAGTTGGATTAGGAAAAACCCACTTAGCACATGCTATAGGAGTAGAAGTAAAAGACAAATATCCTGAAAAAACGGTTTTATACATTTCTGCCGAAATTTTCACACAGCAATATATTGATTCTGTAAAAAAGAACAATCGTAATGATTTTATTCATTTTTATCAGTTAATCGATGTTTTAATTATTGACGATGTTCAGTTCTTATCAGGAAAATCAGGAACTCAGGATGTATTCTTCCATATTTTCAATTATTTGCATCAAAACGGAAAACAGGTAATCCTTACTTCCGACAAGGCACCTGTTGATATGCAGGATATCGAGCAGCGTTTATTATCCCGTTTCAAATGGGGTCTTTCTGCCGAACTGCACCAACCGGATTACGAAACCCGTATTTCTATCTTAAAAAACATATTGTATCGTGATGGTGTTGAAATGCCGGAAGATATTATCGAATATGTGGCACGTAACATCAAGAGTAACGTTAGAGAATTAGAGGGCGCTATTATTTCCTTAATTGCTCAGTCTTCTTTCAACAAAAAAGAAGTTACTATTGAGTTAGCCAAAAGCGTAGTAGAAAAATTTGTTAAGAACGTAAAAAGAGAAATCTCTATCGATTATATTCAAAAAATTGTGTCTGATTATTTCCAGTTGGATGTTGAAACACTTCAATCGAAAACCCGAAAGAGGCACGTGGTACAGGCGAGACAATTGGCCATGTTTTTTGCAAAGAAATTCACAAAAGCTTCTTTGGCAAACATTGGTTCACAAATTGGAGATCGCGACCACGCTACCGTATTACACGCTTGCAAAACAGTTGACAATTTAGTTTCTACAGACAAACAATTCAAAAAATTTGTCGAAGACATCAACAAAAAACTAACGCTATAAACGCGCATCATGCCAGTAAAAATTTTAATGGTTTGTTTGGGAAACATTTGCAGATCACCTTTAGCTGAAGGTATTTTAGCTTCAAAATTACCCAAAAATAATTTCATCGTTGACTCAGCCGGAACCGGATCCTGGCATGTAGGACACTCCCCTGATAAACGATCTATAGCAGTAGCCCAAAAAAACGGCATAGACATTGGAAACCAAAAAGGAAGACAATTCAAACCTGCTGACTTCAATACTTTTGATTACATCTATGTGATGGATTCTTCTAATTATGACGACGTTATAAAACTGGCTCAGACTGAAGAACATAAAAACAAAGTCCGTCTGATTTTAGACGAATTATTTCCCGATGAAAACGTAGATGTTCCGGATCCTTACTTTGGCGTTACCAACGGATTTGAAAATGTATATCAAATGTTAGATGAAGTAACCGATATCATCTCGAAGAAACTTATCGAAAAACATTCATAAGTTCTTCTTTTCCTAACAAAATAAAAAGACATCTATGAAACTTCTGGGAAAACTATATTTAATTCCAACAACAATGGGCGAAAGCGACCCTATGGATGTTTTACCTCAAACAGTAAAAAGAAGTATCGATTTTATAGATCACTATATCGTTGAAAACGAAAAAACAGCCCGTAAATCCATAAAAGCGGTCTCGCCGGAGAAAAAACAATCTGAACTGATTCTTTTTACCCTTAATAAACGTACGGAACCAAGCGAACATTTAGACTTTATCAAACCTTTGCTAGAAGGAAAAAATGTTGGATTAATGAGCGAAGCCGGCTGTCCCGGTGTTGCTGATCCCGGCGCTGTAATTGTAAAACTGGCTCATGAAAAAGGAATTCAGGTAGTCCCTTTAGTAGGTCCGTCTTCTATTTTACTGGCGATGATGGCTTCGGGAATGAACGGACAAAGTTTTACTTTTAACGGGTATTTACCGATTGACAAAGACGAAAAAAAATCAGCGATTCGTCATTTCGAAAGATTATCGCAAGATAAAAACCAATCGCAGCTTTTTATTGAAACTCCG
It encodes the following:
- a CDS encoding GNAT family N-acetyltransferase, producing MENWTIRVIKKEDNQAVAQLIRSVFDEMEIPKVGTAYEDPYLDLMFEEYNKPKSVYYVVEKEGEIIGCCGVAPLENGAPEICELQKMYFLPKTRGLGIGSVMMEKCLEQARIFGFEKCYIETMPFMHAAQKLYVKSGFEYLEAPMGNTGHSSCPVWMLKKL
- the ribD gene encoding bifunctional diaminohydroxyphosphoribosylaminopyrimidine deaminase/5-amino-6-(5-phosphoribosylamino)uracil reductase RibD produces the protein MNIHEKYIKRCIELAQNGFGTTYPNPMVGSVIVYDNQIIGEGWHKKAGEPHAEVNAVRSVKDKSLLSKATIYVSLEPCSHFGKTPPCCDLIIEHKIPHVVVGTVDPNEKVAGNGIKKLIESGANVTVGVLEKECFELNKRFFTFHQKQRPYILLKWAESQDGFLSPEKQKNAEREPIWITNSYSRQLVHKWRSEEQAILVGTQTVIDDNPKLNTRDWSGNNPVRVVLDQNNRIPKDSSVFDDTVKTIVFTKSETSLSTENTTFIIIDFNHSIVPQIAAALYQNQIQSVIIEGGTQTLQSFIDQNIWDEARIFIGKTSFKNGTKAPLIPKKNATRTNILDDELLNIRNHD
- a CDS encoding HAD family hydrolase → MIDTIIFDFGDIFINLDKQATISGLQKLGLKEWNAELNQLNLLFETGDISREDFLSGFQKQLPNATTEQILEAWNAILADFPLYRLEFLQLLSQKYRLFLLSNTDSIHIETFENKSGISFYSDFYQCFEKVYFSFEIGMRKPNAEVFQYLINKHELSPKRTLFVDDKKENTDSAAALGFHVWNLQVGQEDVIDLFDKQIL
- a CDS encoding YigZ family protein, which encodes MEINDTYQTIAFESEEVLLKEKSSKFFGYAYPIESEDEVKPIIENLKKQHPHAVHYCYAYQLGTAPKISYRANDDGEPGNTAGAPIYGQIQSFGVTNVLIVVVRIYGGIKLGVGGLITAYKTTAQMALEACEIIEKTIDVHFLISFDYKNMNRVMRVIKEKKLEITAQEMEINEDSGLPIGKIITKTRKKNAETIFDIFNLMFEIDIKII
- a CDS encoding acyl-CoA thioesterase, with amino-acid sequence MKNHQTQVRVRYSETDQMGVVYHGNYVPYFEIGRVEWLRNKGISYKSMEESGIGLPIVSMQINYKKSARYDELLTIHTTFKSQTSVKIEFDCAIYNEEDELLTTAVFVLVFISLKTGRPTAPPDYILELFKTLV
- the dnaA gene encoding chromosomal replication initiator protein DnaA, which encodes MTKTAQSVWENCLSFIKDNIQDQAYKTWFEPIKSVELTDNALYIQVPSKFFYEWLEEHYVKLLKVALTKELGKNAKLLYKIKMENTYGNKQPFTEQLPSSNRVPMKPQEVDAPFKNLNPELKNPFVIPGIRNLKIESQLNPNYSFDNFLEGDSNRLARSAGMAVANKPGGTSFNPLLIFGGVGLGKTHLAHAIGVEVKDKYPEKTVLYISAEIFTQQYIDSVKKNNRNDFIHFYQLIDVLIIDDVQFLSGKSGTQDVFFHIFNYLHQNGKQVILTSDKAPVDMQDIEQRLLSRFKWGLSAELHQPDYETRISILKNILYRDGVEMPEDIIEYVARNIKSNVRELEGAIISLIAQSSFNKKEVTIELAKSVVEKFVKNVKREISIDYIQKIVSDYFQLDVETLQSKTRKRHVVQARQLAMFFAKKFTKASLANIGSQIGDRDHATVLHACKTVDNLVSTDKQFKKFVEDINKKLTL
- a CDS encoding low molecular weight protein-tyrosine-phosphatase; this translates as MPVKILMVCLGNICRSPLAEGILASKLPKNNFIVDSAGTGSWHVGHSPDKRSIAVAQKNGIDIGNQKGRQFKPADFNTFDYIYVMDSSNYDDVIKLAQTEEHKNKVRLILDELFPDENVDVPDPYFGVTNGFENVYQMLDEVTDIISKKLIEKHS
- a CDS encoding SAM-dependent methyltransferase — encoded protein: MKLLGKLYLIPTTMGESDPMDVLPQTVKRSIDFIDHYIVENEKTARKSIKAVSPEKKQSELILFTLNKRTEPSEHLDFIKPLLEGKNVGLMSEAGCPGVADPGAVIVKLAHEKGIQVVPLVGPSSILLAMMASGMNGQSFTFNGYLPIDKDEKKSAIRHFERLSQDKNQSQLFIETPYRNNKLIEDLLQILNPSTHLCIATDITLPTEFIKTMRVSDWKKLKIDIDKRPTIFIIHKM